The Coffea arabica cultivar ET-39 chromosome 6e, Coffea Arabica ET-39 HiFi, whole genome shotgun sequence genome contains the following window.
TTTTGGCATACACTTGGATTCGTTGGAAGATGGTATAAGGTGCTAGTGTAGTCTTTTAAAATCCTTTTGCAATTGGTGTTGTAAGTGGACAATTGCTGTTGATATTCAATATTTGGTTCTATACCGGCAACTATGAAAGAATCAATAATCAAAACTGTGCTGGTTTCTTACAGTGGTTAATGATTAATTTTGTTTAGTAATTGTTTTCAATTTAGTGCCCTGGATATAGTGGGGATGACAAAAGTTCTTTTCATATTTAGTTCCCTACTTTCTTGAATTGAATTTACCATTTTTCCTTAttccaatgaaaataaaattctTACCCACAGAAACAAGCTTGGATTAATGCAACACCAAGTTGTTGGTGCTTTTCTTGTAGTGATGTGTATAATTTCGTAAGATAGAATAGTTTTATGCATCTTATAACCTAGTGTTTACTATCGTATTTTGAGGTAATTATATGTCCCACCTTTAGActattttcattgcattttttggTGATCCCTCAACAATACATTGTTACAAATAGGTctctcaacaaaaaaaaaaaatgccatgTTTAAGGATTTCTGTCAAATTTAACCATTAACGTTGACGGAACGTGGGATAAAATTGACCGAACACTAAATATAGAACATGTTTTAAATATAACTTAAGAAGTATAATATACCACAAGTATAATACATGTTTTATAAGTTTATGTGAAAAGTAcaagggaaaatcgtccaaaacgtccatcacattttgtaaaatgacttttttcgtccatCACTTtcaaaagtgtaattttatgtcccttacatattcacatcggtcaaatttaatccctaactaggtttccgatcatgttttggccggaatccatcacgtgcaaggcacgtgatcatttttgaaaggtaaatttgtcaaattatattttacataatctgatttatagtcctccacattttataaaataaattttttcatccctcaaattttataaaatgatttttttcatccctcacatttcacaaaatgaatttctccatccctcacatttcaaaaaatgaaattttcatttctcactaattatgtgtgtgaatacattttttttaaatacatgtatatgtctatttgattttgcttaataataatagcataaagacatgtatgtaattgggcccaacttgtgagatatcttttctttttgtatgattatgactaatatttaccaatagaaccctaatttgcatattcttattgtattttgaccgaaaatagctttattggcCAACTTGACAATGAATGCAAGATTTTTTACTAGTTAAtaccagatgaaatcaaatgatcacgtataatatatggtattcgtattgttaagtgaaatcaaatagacacatacatgtgtttatgctattcgtattattaagcaaaatcaaatagacatatacatatgtttaaaaaaaatgtattcacacacataattagtgagaaatgaaaaattcattttttgaaatgtgaaggatggagaaattcatttgagggatggagaaattcattttgtgaaatgagggatgaaaaaatcattttataaaatatgagggacgaaaaaatttgttttataaaatgtgggagactatagatcagattatgcaaaatataatttgacaaatttacccctaaaaaatgatcacgtgccttgcacgtgatagATTCCTACCAAAAAATGAacggaaacctagttagggattAAATTTGACCGatatgaatatgtaagggatataaaattacacttttaaaagtgagggacgaaaaaagttattttgtaaaatgtgagggacgttttgaacgattttcccaaaGTACAACTATATTTTagagtatttttaaaatgaacgAAACAAAGAAATTCGTTTGAACTGCTTTTTTTGGTGTATTATATGAATACAATACGAGTACTTAACCTGTGTTTCATCCTCATGGCAACtaagtaaacaaaatgcaagaTGCAATTTAGCCAATGCAATTCATACATAGATGCATCACAAGAAAATTTTAGCAGGCTCCGTTTAGGCTCCACTTTGAAGTAAGCCCACCCACTAGTTACAAGCAGCCCACAACTTCCAGTGAGCCCCTCTAATTAGTTGCGTGCCCTAATTGCAACCCTATAAAATAAACTTGCCCTCTTCCAAATCAATGAAAAACCGCAGGGCGGCCGCAGCATCGGAGGATATCCACACAAAACCCTAAATTTCCGTCGGCTTCAAGTGGTCAGAGAAAAAAGAATATCTTCTATTTGTGTTTTCTGTTtcattaattcttgattttttattcTTCTGATTTCTTCTCCTCAATTTGATCATCAGAAAAAGATGTCGGTCTCAGAACTCGCCTGCACCTACGCTTGTCTGGCCCTCCACGACGATGGCATCCCTGTCACTGTAACCTTTTTTGCTTTTGTTCATTCGCcatttttttggtttgttttcggaattattattcttttttgCTTTATATTCATTCCTAGTCCAATTTTTACAGGCAGAGAAGATTGCTACATTGGTGAAGGCTGCTAATGTGACCGTGGAATCCTACTGGCCTAGCCTCTTTGCCAAGCTCTGCGAGAAGAGGAACATCGAAGATCTTATCGTCAACGTTGGCTGTGGCGGTGGCGCTGCCGTTGCTGTTGCTGCTCCTGGTGCCGGCGCTGGTTCAGCTCCGGCCGCTGCTGCTGCCCCTGCCGCTGAGGAGAAGAAGGTACTTTTATTATACCTTTGTCTATTCCTTTTTTGTATTGTTAGTTGCCTATGAATATTTAAATTTACCAAATATGTTTACAGTATTACTTCATTTGGATAGCAAAATTTTGCGATACTAAATGGGAtgattgcttctttttttttcaggagGAGCCCAAGGAGGAGAGTGATGAAGATATGGGATTCAGCTTGTTTGATTAGGCGTTTGTCAATCTTATTCTCTTATAAATGTACTAGGAAGGTCTTTCAGTTCGTTGAAATTTTTGGGTATAGCATTATGTTACTAGAAGGCGTTATGATTTTCTTTTACAATGTAGTTTACTGAATGGATAACTATGATGCAAACGTGTTCTAGATTTTTATCCATTAAGCAGTTTTGTTGCGTTTATATTTGGGGATGGTTTTCTTTGTTAAACTCGTGGTTTTAGGCAGTGAAGCATGTTTGTTGCTAATTGCTTAGAGTCTTATTATGCATAAAATTCAACTTATTTCCTCCCACCAGCATGTCCTTAAAAAACTGATGCTTCTTCTTAACTTTTTATGTTATTGAGATACACTATCAAATTATGCATAATGTTGTCTTCTTTTGCTTAGACAAGTCTACCAGGTGATTCTGTCGGTTTGGTTGATTTTTAATTGTTCAGCAAACATACTAAGTTGATGCGACCACCTGACTTTTGATCTTTACAACTTTAATTTCAGTTTTGTATACTTCCCAATATCCCCTGGTTGTTGGAAACATTAGTGATTGATGGTGGTTTGGCTTGAGCTTTTAAGGGATGGGGTTTCTTGAGGATGCAGTTTGGTTTCTTTTTTATAATATAACTAGGGTGATTTTTCCAGCTACGTGGAAGTTCTTGGGTGGCAACCATTGTTTAGTCAAGATCTTTTTCTTGATAAGATGCCTTCACTTACCTAATTAAATGATTTGACTCTGCAAACCTAAGCAACAAGGCATCATCAAGGTCTTGTGGCCCTTGAAACTTCCCTGAGTTAAATGAGATGATTAGTAGATATGTTTTTCATTAAGAAACAATGAGATGATCTCCAGTTCGCCACCTGTGAATGTGGCATTTATATGCAAATCCTGTGTCGTGTGATGATTGTGATGGATTCTCTTGAACGTTTTGTGTCATGATCCATACTTGTATCAAGGTTTTTGGATCATTATTTGTGGTGTATCTCGGAAGGAAATCTGGCATGAGGTTGCAGGGTACTGCCAGATAATGTTGGGTCTCTTCATGCATAGGGCCATTACTTCTTGATGGGCGATTTCTGCTGAGCATGGTGTAGGACTGCTTTATTCATTAAAAACCCTCAAGTGCTGGCTTAAGGTTTTGCTGTAGCACAGGCAAACTGTGGTTTGTTTGGAAATTTCTTGTTCTACAGTCGTACGAGACTTTGAAGTTGCCAAACAGGACAATAGTTGTAGTAGCCCCCGAGTTGGGAAGCATACAAGGTTTGCTAGAATTGTTGTATCCTCCGATCCTCGGGTTTTAGGGTTTTGGGTAATGTTACGACGTAAGTGTTCTTTACTTGTTAGCAACTAGACTGGAACGTGATTTAGATGTCCATATCGTTTGGAGAAATGGAAAGTTCGCACGAATCTTCTTATCTCTATAGGCCTGCCTTGGGCGAGAGGGGAACAAAATCTCAAGTGCAGAATCCTCAAATTTGGATATATGGGGAGTCTTCTTGTTGAGAGAGACAATTTCAGAATCCAATTTTAAACAAGTTTACTTGTTGGGATTATCCATGGCAGCCTTCTTCTTGTGGGTCAGTGGACAAGTGCTGAATCATATGTACCTCAAGCTACTGCCAATTTgtaggaaaatgcaaaaataaatcAATGTAAACGGATATATTTAACCCATCGTTCCTTGTGTATTTCGGCCGAGGAGGCCTAATCTGTCTTAAAGTCACTTCCATCCTTTCTAAATTCTAATGGTCCTTCACCAGAGTACTGCACCAGTAATTCAACACTTAGAGTGAATAACCACCGGGACTTGTTCTCCCATGGGAGGGGAGGGTTCAATTCAACCCATGGGACTTGTCCACTTGGGTTATGTGGATACCTGCATGTGTATATGTATCCCCTTCACTGCAATGTTCTGTTTGTTTTTCAACCCATAAAATTATGATAATCATCTACGAGTAAATCGGTAGGATCTAGCTGACAGTCATACCATCTCGAGATagtttttgattattttaaaaaGGATAATACTAAAGGAAATAGTGCACTTTTCGTGTTTAATATTACAAGAGACGATTTAAAAAAAGTTATAAACAGGAAAGTCAAGTAAATCTTAGTACTTATTATAGGATGGATTTACGTTGACTAGAGAAGGATTAAGATGTATCTATTTTGTTATCAATCAAGGTAAACTTGTTCATGTTATTTCCACGAGAAATTCTAATGTCACTATAATATTTGACAATGTCAAGACTCTGCCTAATCTATATGTCAAGGCTTGAGGTTACCCTGTCCTTTTTGAAGGATAAGCAGCCACCATAAGTTTTTAGATCTCCATAAGCTTTCCCTCTAGATTATCAAAGCAAATATGTCCACATTATTGAACAAAAGACCAACTGACAGAGAGTGACTCCCCTAGGCTGATGGAATGACAAATAAACACATTATTGACTCTAAGATAAGAGTAGTAATTTCCTTAGTTCCAGAGAATAACCAATAGTTGTTTTTGACTTCCTGAATTCAAATACATGAAAATTATTTTCCAAGAAAcgacaataataaaaattagtCTGTGTATATGGATATAATCCATATGAATTCTCCACCGGAAAGAATAAACAAAAAATTGTCATAATTCATATCGACTAAGGTATATGGTACAATTTAGATGGTTTCAGGTTCTTTGTAACATTGAAATAATTCAATGTCCGAATCCACTTCTCTTGAGTCTTCAAAAGGTGAACTGCAATAGTGTCCGGCCATAGCTCGTGAGTGCACCTTGTGGGAGGCTCGGGAAAGTTGTACATAGACCATTTAGCATTGTACCTATTTTTAGCGCGATGACCATCTCTAAGCCACTCTCCAAAAACCTTATCTTCCGGCCCTTCAAGATGCTTCAACGGAATATCAGACTCCTTAATCCACTCTACAATATCCCAAGAAACTAAATACCCCATTCCAGACATGTAATGGACAAAAGGGTCCATACTTGGGCATGGAATAACATAACCATAGTACAGGTCTTCCCTAGGCAATGGCCTCAAAGACTCAACCAAATTTTCTAACCTAAAATACGAATCATCATCAGCTTTCATCACATAATGGTATGGTGGAAATGGTCCATCTGTATTGTTCAGCATCTCTGGTAAGCTTGAAAAATAGGTATAGGTCTTACCCTGGTTCATATTCTCCCTGCAGTTGAGGATGATTATATCGTTGTAACGCATAATTTCGAGTGCCACGAGAACCTTTTGATCTTCCTTTGTGAGGTTGCAGAATACAAATTTCACGTCAACTTTTGCATTCTGAGGTGATTGTATGCCGTAGACTAGCCGTAGGAAGTGTCTTTTGTGGTAGTGATCAGGAAGTGTTGGGATTCCTATCAGTATTCTAACGTCATCGGTGGATGATGAATTGGACGTGGAGGATGAATTAGCTGCAAGAAAATTTTCTTCGGATGAATAATGGGGTGCGCGTGAAAATGCACATCTACCAAATCTTAAAAAACTATCGAATCTAACTTCGTTTATTGATGCTAGAATACAAAGAAAAACTatgaagaagaaggaagttACGATGAAACGCTGGCCATTTGATGATCTGCTTGGCTTCATCGTATCGGCATGAATGGTGGACATAGAAAGGAGATGGTGGAGAGCTGAGGATGCAGAAATGGGCATTGGAAAATGGCTTTGAAGACAGTGATTTGCGAGAGGTTTCGTCAATGTAAAgctttgggttggcaatgtcgTGCATTTCAGTTCACAATTTAGACTTTCCATCCTTGAAGGAAGGTGTATTAAAAGGAGAATTAAGAGAGTAAAAATACCATTTTGCCCAAACCATGAACACCTAACTAATTAATTGATGGCGGGCTTTGTGATTTTAAAAGTCAGATGGCCTGAAGAACTGACCTTTTTAACTCTATTCACTCATCTTGAAATTAAGTATGACGGTGGCTTCGCAACATAATGGTAAAG
Protein-coding sequences here:
- the LOC113695082 gene encoding beta-1,3-galactosyltransferase pvg3-like; the protein is MPISASSALHHLLSMSTIHADTMKPSRSSNGQRFIVTSFFFIVFLCILASINEVRFDSFLRFGRCAFSRAPHYSSEENFLAANSSSTSNSSSTDDVRILIGIPTLPDHYHKRHFLRLVYGIQSPQNAKVDVKFVFCNLTKEDQKVLVALEIMRYNDIIILNCRENMNQGKTYTYFSSLPEMLNNTDGPFPPYHYVMKADDDSYFRLENLVESLRPLPREDLYYGYVIPCPSMDPFVHYMSGMGYLVSWDIVEWIKESDIPLKHLEGPEDKVFGEWLRDGHRAKNRYNAKWSMYNFPEPPTRCTHELWPDTIAVHLLKTQEKWIRTLNYFNVTKNLKPSKLYHIP
- the LOC113694483 gene encoding large ribosomal subunit protein P1y-like, translating into MSVSELACTYACLALHDDGIPVTAEKIATLVKAANVTVESYWPSLFAKLCEKRNIEDLIVNVGCGGGAAVAVAAPGAGAGSAPAAAAAPAAEEKKEEPKEESDEDMGFSLFD